One Brassica napus cultivar Da-Ae chromosome C2, Da-Ae, whole genome shotgun sequence DNA window includes the following coding sequences:
- the LOC106380968 gene encoding leucine-rich repeat and coiled-coil domain-containing protein 1 isoform X3 translates to MFAALQALKVIESDARPYDLCTRREFARWLVSASNVLSRNSASKVYPAMYIENVTELAFDDITPEDPDFQFIQGLAEAGIISSKLSNHNMSSSESSQLKFSPESPLSRQDLLSWKMALEFRQLPEADSKKLYQLSGFVDIDKINPEAWPALIADLSAGENGITALAFGRTRLFQPSKAVTKAQTAASLATGEACEAVSEELARIQAEAMAENVVSAHNALVAQVEKEINASFEKELLREKETVDAVVKLAEEAKTEMTRLRVEKEEETLALEKERTSIETEMESLARLRNELEEQLQSLVNNKAEMSFEKERLGRLQKQVEEENEEILRLQSELEVERNALSRARDWAEDEARRATEQAKVLEEARGRWEKYGLKVIVDRDLSEQTTTESTWLNAGKQYSVEGTMNRGENAVAKLKKMAQDVRERSRDVIYSIVEKIRLLISALEKQVRGMSNKAKEVEMKTKSRAEDLRKQAGLKIGEIRDVSMMRTKEVVEEFKDRVWKLKSK, encoded by the exons ATGTTTGCAGCTTTACAAGCTTTAAAG GTTATTGAATCTGATGCTCGGCCTTATGATTTATGTACACGCCGTGAATTCGCTCGTTGGTTGGTTTCTGCAAGCAATGTTCTATCGAG GAACTCAGCATCGAAAGTGTATCCTGCTATGTACATCGAGAATGTTACTGAACTTGCATTTGATGATATCACACCTGAAGATCCTGATTTTCAATTCATTCAAG GTTTGGCAGAGGCAGGAATTATCTCAAGCAAACTCTCCAACCACAACATGTCTTCTTCTGAGAGCAGTCAGCTTAAGTTCTCACCAGAAAG TCCTCTTTCACGTCAGGATCTTTTGAGCTGGAAGATGGCTTTGGAATTCCGACAGCTCCCAGAAGCGGATAGCAAG aagttGTACCAACTTTCTGGCTTTGTTGACATTGATAAAATAAACCCAGAAGCGTGGCCTGCTCTTATAGCCGACTTATCTGCTGGAGAGAATGGAATAACAGCACTTGCCTTTG GGCGTACCAGATTGTTTCAGCCGTCTAAAGCAGTTACAAAAGCCCAAACAGCTGCGTCTCTTGCAACTGGTGAAGCTTGTGAAGCAGTTAGTGAGGAGCTAGCTCGTATCCAAGCAGAGGCTATGGCTGAAAACGTGGTTTCTGCCCATAACGCGCTGGTTGCTCAGGTGGAGAAGGAGATCAACGCCAGCTTTGAGAAAGAGCttttaagagaaaaagaaaCGGTAGATGCGGTGGTGAAATTGGCTGAAGAAGCAAAAACGGAGATGACAAGGcttagagttgagaaagaagagGAGACTCTCGCATTGGAGAAAGAACGCACGTCGATTGAAACGGAAATGGAGTCTCTTGCAAGGCTACGCAACGAGCTTGAGGAACAACTTCAAAGCCTTGTGAATAACAAGGCAGAGATGTCGTTTGAGAAGGAGAGGCTTGGTAGACTTCAAAAGCAAGTGGAGGAGGAGAACGAGGAGATACTAAGGTTGCAGAGTGAGCTTGAGGTTGAGAGGAACGCTTTATCCAGAGCCAGGGACTGGGCGGAGGATGAAGCGAGAAGAGCAACAGAGCAAGCAAAAGTGCTGGAAGAAGCTAGAGGGCGTTGGGAGAAGTATGGCCTGAAAGTGATTGTTGACAGAGACCTCAGTGAACAGACAACAACCGAGTCTACGTGGTTGAACGCTGGGAAGCAATATTCCGTCGAAGGAACCATGAACAGAGGTGAGAATGCGGTTGCTAAGCTCAAGAAGATGGCGCAAGATGTAAGAGAGAGATCCAGAGATGTTATCTACTCGATTGTAGAGAAGATAAGGCTTTTGATATCAGCTTTGGAGAAACAAGTTCGTGGAATGAGCAACAAAGCCAAAGAGGTGGAAATGAAAACAAAGTCAAGAGCGGAAGATTTAAGGAAACAAGCGGGCTTGAAGATTGGTGAGATCAGAGATGTCTCTATGATGCGAACTAAGGAGGTTGTGGAAGAGTTTAAGGATAGAGTATGGAAACTCAAGTCAAAATAG
- the LOC106380968 gene encoding uncharacterized protein LOC106380968 isoform X2: MASAMATWTPSSLQLRIALNYRSFKAAPARAKLTKLSRRLRMSCAAQNAESGRGSDRFRGWDDSGDDEMTSDSGGGDWYKGTLVSGVAGMVLFVGLAFAALSFKRHVLTRPKVEVMVSESSSDQVGETSHERGNLMDQDEKESYKVSPLLESKSASTSKENHEVKKSSESRADGVDTETSQIPDEEKKPRCYTGIPAPSTVPPVNPLRPIFPTVVDPVQSQMFAALQALKVIESDARPYDLCTRREFARWLVSASNVLSRNSASKVYPAMYIENVTELAFDDITPEDPDFQFIQGLAEAGIISSKLSNHNMSSSESSQLKFSPESPLSRQDLLSWKMALEFRQLPEADSKLYQLSGFVDIDKINPEAWPALIADLSAGENGITALAFGRTRLFQPSKAVTKAQTAASLATGEACEAVSEELARIQAEAMAENVVSAHNALVAQVEKEINASFEKELLREKETVDAVVKLAEEAKTEMTRLRVEKEEETLALEKERTSIETEMESLARLRNELEEQLQSLVNNKAEMSFEKERLGRLQKQVEEENEEILRLQSELEVERNALSRARDWAEDEARRATEQAKVLEEARGRWEKYGLKVIVDRDLSEQTTTESTWLNAGKQYSVEGTMNRGENAVAKLKKMAQDVRERSRDVIYSIVEKIRLLISALEKQVRGMSNKAKEVEMKTKSRAEDLRKQAGLKIGEIRDVSMMRTKEVVEEFKDRVWKLKSK, from the exons ATGGCATCTGCGATGGCGACATGGACGCCAAGCTCTCTCCAGCTGAGGATTGCCCTCAACTATCGGAGCTTCAAAGCTGCTCCGGCGAGAGCGAAGTTGACGAAGCTCAGTCGCCGTCTACGGATGTCATGCGCTGCACAGAATGCAGAATCGGGTCGCGGGTCGGATCGTTTTCGCGGGTGGGATGATTCAGGAGACGATGAGATGACTTCGGATTCTGGCGGTGGCGATTGGTATAAAG GAACATTGGTCTCTGGTGTGGCTGGAATGGTTCTCTTCGTTGGGCTAGCTTTCGCGGCTCTATCTTTCAAGAGACACGTGTTAACTA GACCAAAAGTAGAAGTGATGGTTTCTGAAAGCTCAAGTGATCAAGTCGGGGAAACTAGTCATGAGAGAGGTAATTTGATGGACCAAGATGAAAAAGAAAGCTATAAAG TTTCACCACTTTTGGAGTCAAAATCCGCATCTACAAGCAAAGAAAACCACGAGGTGAAGAAATCATCAGAAAGCCGAGCGGATGGGGTAGATACAGAGACTTCTCAAATCCCAGACGAGGAGAAGAAACCCCGCTGTTATACAGGCATACCTGCCCCGTCCACGGTTCCACCAGTAAACCCCTTGAGACCTATCTTTCCAACAGTTGTGGACCCAGTTCAAAGTCAAATGTTTGCAGCTTTACAAGCTTTAAAG GTTATTGAATCTGATGCTCGGCCTTATGATTTATGTACACGCCGTGAATTCGCTCGTTGGTTGGTTTCTGCAAGCAATGTTCTATCGAG GAACTCAGCATCGAAAGTGTATCCTGCTATGTACATCGAGAATGTTACTGAACTTGCATTTGATGATATCACACCTGAAGATCCTGATTTTCAATTCATTCAAG GTTTGGCAGAGGCAGGAATTATCTCAAGCAAACTCTCCAACCACAACATGTCTTCTTCTGAGAGCAGTCAGCTTAAGTTCTCACCAGAAAG TCCTCTTTCACGTCAGGATCTTTTGAGCTGGAAGATGGCTTTGGAATTCCGACAGCTCCCAGAAGCGGATAGCAAG ttGTACCAACTTTCTGGCTTTGTTGACATTGATAAAATAAACCCAGAAGCGTGGCCTGCTCTTATAGCCGACTTATCTGCTGGAGAGAATGGAATAACAGCACTTGCCTTTG GGCGTACCAGATTGTTTCAGCCGTCTAAAGCAGTTACAAAAGCCCAAACAGCTGCGTCTCTTGCAACTGGTGAAGCTTGTGAAGCAGTTAGTGAGGAGCTAGCTCGTATCCAAGCAGAGGCTATGGCTGAAAACGTGGTTTCTGCCCATAACGCGCTGGTTGCTCAGGTGGAGAAGGAGATCAACGCCAGCTTTGAGAAAGAGCttttaagagaaaaagaaaCGGTAGATGCGGTGGTGAAATTGGCTGAAGAAGCAAAAACGGAGATGACAAGGcttagagttgagaaagaagagGAGACTCTCGCATTGGAGAAAGAACGCACGTCGATTGAAACGGAAATGGAGTCTCTTGCAAGGCTACGCAACGAGCTTGAGGAACAACTTCAAAGCCTTGTGAATAACAAGGCAGAGATGTCGTTTGAGAAGGAGAGGCTTGGTAGACTTCAAAAGCAAGTGGAGGAGGAGAACGAGGAGATACTAAGGTTGCAGAGTGAGCTTGAGGTTGAGAGGAACGCTTTATCCAGAGCCAGGGACTGGGCGGAGGATGAAGCGAGAAGAGCAACAGAGCAAGCAAAAGTGCTGGAAGAAGCTAGAGGGCGTTGGGAGAAGTATGGCCTGAAAGTGATTGTTGACAGAGACCTCAGTGAACAGACAACAACCGAGTCTACGTGGTTGAACGCTGGGAAGCAATATTCCGTCGAAGGAACCATGAACAGAGGTGAGAATGCGGTTGCTAAGCTCAAGAAGATGGCGCAAGATGTAAGAGAGAGATCCAGAGATGTTATCTACTCGATTGTAGAGAAGATAAGGCTTTTGATATCAGCTTTGGAGAAACAAGTTCGTGGAATGAGCAACAAAGCCAAAGAGGTGGAAATGAAAACAAAGTCAAGAGCGGAAGATTTAAGGAAACAAGCGGGCTTGAAGATTGGTGAGATCAGAGATGTCTCTATGATGCGAACTAAGGAGGTTGTGGAAGAGTTTAAGGATAGAGTATGGAAACTCAAGTCAAAATAG
- the LOC106380968 gene encoding uncharacterized protein LOC106380968 isoform X1 gives MASAMATWTPSSLQLRIALNYRSFKAAPARAKLTKLSRRLRMSCAAQNAESGRGSDRFRGWDDSGDDEMTSDSGGGDWYKGTLVSGVAGMVLFVGLAFAALSFKRHVLTRPKVEVMVSESSSDQVGETSHERGNLMDQDEKESYKVSPLLESKSASTSKENHEVKKSSESRADGVDTETSQIPDEEKKPRCYTGIPAPSTVPPVNPLRPIFPTVVDPVQSQMFAALQALKVIESDARPYDLCTRREFARWLVSASNVLSRNSASKVYPAMYIENVTELAFDDITPEDPDFQFIQGLAEAGIISSKLSNHNMSSSESSQLKFSPESPLSRQDLLSWKMALEFRQLPEADSKKLYQLSGFVDIDKINPEAWPALIADLSAGENGITALAFGRTRLFQPSKAVTKAQTAASLATGEACEAVSEELARIQAEAMAENVVSAHNALVAQVEKEINASFEKELLREKETVDAVVKLAEEAKTEMTRLRVEKEEETLALEKERTSIETEMESLARLRNELEEQLQSLVNNKAEMSFEKERLGRLQKQVEEENEEILRLQSELEVERNALSRARDWAEDEARRATEQAKVLEEARGRWEKYGLKVIVDRDLSEQTTTESTWLNAGKQYSVEGTMNRGENAVAKLKKMAQDVRERSRDVIYSIVEKIRLLISALEKQVRGMSNKAKEVEMKTKSRAEDLRKQAGLKIGEIRDVSMMRTKEVVEEFKDRVWKLKSK, from the exons ATGGCATCTGCGATGGCGACATGGACGCCAAGCTCTCTCCAGCTGAGGATTGCCCTCAACTATCGGAGCTTCAAAGCTGCTCCGGCGAGAGCGAAGTTGACGAAGCTCAGTCGCCGTCTACGGATGTCATGCGCTGCACAGAATGCAGAATCGGGTCGCGGGTCGGATCGTTTTCGCGGGTGGGATGATTCAGGAGACGATGAGATGACTTCGGATTCTGGCGGTGGCGATTGGTATAAAG GAACATTGGTCTCTGGTGTGGCTGGAATGGTTCTCTTCGTTGGGCTAGCTTTCGCGGCTCTATCTTTCAAGAGACACGTGTTAACTA GACCAAAAGTAGAAGTGATGGTTTCTGAAAGCTCAAGTGATCAAGTCGGGGAAACTAGTCATGAGAGAGGTAATTTGATGGACCAAGATGAAAAAGAAAGCTATAAAG TTTCACCACTTTTGGAGTCAAAATCCGCATCTACAAGCAAAGAAAACCACGAGGTGAAGAAATCATCAGAAAGCCGAGCGGATGGGGTAGATACAGAGACTTCTCAAATCCCAGACGAGGAGAAGAAACCCCGCTGTTATACAGGCATACCTGCCCCGTCCACGGTTCCACCAGTAAACCCCTTGAGACCTATCTTTCCAACAGTTGTGGACCCAGTTCAAAGTCAAATGTTTGCAGCTTTACAAGCTTTAAAG GTTATTGAATCTGATGCTCGGCCTTATGATTTATGTACACGCCGTGAATTCGCTCGTTGGTTGGTTTCTGCAAGCAATGTTCTATCGAG GAACTCAGCATCGAAAGTGTATCCTGCTATGTACATCGAGAATGTTACTGAACTTGCATTTGATGATATCACACCTGAAGATCCTGATTTTCAATTCATTCAAG GTTTGGCAGAGGCAGGAATTATCTCAAGCAAACTCTCCAACCACAACATGTCTTCTTCTGAGAGCAGTCAGCTTAAGTTCTCACCAGAAAG TCCTCTTTCACGTCAGGATCTTTTGAGCTGGAAGATGGCTTTGGAATTCCGACAGCTCCCAGAAGCGGATAGCAAG aagttGTACCAACTTTCTGGCTTTGTTGACATTGATAAAATAAACCCAGAAGCGTGGCCTGCTCTTATAGCCGACTTATCTGCTGGAGAGAATGGAATAACAGCACTTGCCTTTG GGCGTACCAGATTGTTTCAGCCGTCTAAAGCAGTTACAAAAGCCCAAACAGCTGCGTCTCTTGCAACTGGTGAAGCTTGTGAAGCAGTTAGTGAGGAGCTAGCTCGTATCCAAGCAGAGGCTATGGCTGAAAACGTGGTTTCTGCCCATAACGCGCTGGTTGCTCAGGTGGAGAAGGAGATCAACGCCAGCTTTGAGAAAGAGCttttaagagaaaaagaaaCGGTAGATGCGGTGGTGAAATTGGCTGAAGAAGCAAAAACGGAGATGACAAGGcttagagttgagaaagaagagGAGACTCTCGCATTGGAGAAAGAACGCACGTCGATTGAAACGGAAATGGAGTCTCTTGCAAGGCTACGCAACGAGCTTGAGGAACAACTTCAAAGCCTTGTGAATAACAAGGCAGAGATGTCGTTTGAGAAGGAGAGGCTTGGTAGACTTCAAAAGCAAGTGGAGGAGGAGAACGAGGAGATACTAAGGTTGCAGAGTGAGCTTGAGGTTGAGAGGAACGCTTTATCCAGAGCCAGGGACTGGGCGGAGGATGAAGCGAGAAGAGCAACAGAGCAAGCAAAAGTGCTGGAAGAAGCTAGAGGGCGTTGGGAGAAGTATGGCCTGAAAGTGATTGTTGACAGAGACCTCAGTGAACAGACAACAACCGAGTCTACGTGGTTGAACGCTGGGAAGCAATATTCCGTCGAAGGAACCATGAACAGAGGTGAGAATGCGGTTGCTAAGCTCAAGAAGATGGCGCAAGATGTAAGAGAGAGATCCAGAGATGTTATCTACTCGATTGTAGAGAAGATAAGGCTTTTGATATCAGCTTTGGAGAAACAAGTTCGTGGAATGAGCAACAAAGCCAAAGAGGTGGAAATGAAAACAAAGTCAAGAGCGGAAGATTTAAGGAAACAAGCGGGCTTGAAGATTGGTGAGATCAGAGATGTCTCTATGATGCGAACTAAGGAGGTTGTGGAAGAGTTTAAGGATAGAGTATGGAAACTCAAGTCAAAATAG
- the LOC106417891 gene encoding cytokinin hydroxylase-like → MDQFLDAFPFWYMFFNVFVVVLSLVFLKLFLHCWILAVRAQKKLGENGFSGPPPSFPLGNLNDMNKLKPALVMVENNKSSTKIKHDIHSIALPHFALWQQQYGKVFVYWLGIEPFVYVADPEFLSVMSKGVLGKSWGKPNVFKKDREPMFGTGLVMVEGDDWTRHRHIITPAFSHVNLKAMKTMMVESTTNMLDRWAIQINSGNPEFDMENEIIGTAGEIIAKTSFGVKGENGTQVLKNLRAMQFALFNSNRYVGVPFSNILAFKQTLKARVLGKEIDDLLLSIINERKRSLVEGEDHHDLLGMLLKADKGKFTATELVDECKTFFFAGHETTALALTWTLMLLAIHPEWQETIRDEIRQVIGDSEIEYNKLAGLKKMSWVMNEVLRLYPPAPNAQRQARKNIEVNGRLIPNGTNIWIDVVAMHHDPKLWGDDVNEFKPERFDGDLHGGCKNKMGFMPFGFGGRMCIGRNLTTMEYKIVLSLVLSRFEISVSPGYHHSPKYMLSLRPGYGLPLIVRPL, encoded by the exons ATGGATCAGTTTCTTGACGCGTTTCCATTTTGGTACATGTTCTTCAATGTTTTCGTTGTAGTTCTTAGCCTTGTGTTCTTGAAGCTCTTTCTGCATTGCTGGATATTGGCCGTTCGAGCTCAGAAGAAGCTCGGAGAAAACGGATTTTCCGGTCCACCTCCTAGCTTTCCATTAGGCAACCTTAATGACATGAATAAGCTAAAACCGGCTTTGGTAATGGTGGAGAACAACAAATCATCCACCAAAATCAAGCATgacatacattccattgcccttCCACATTTCGCTCTTTGGCAACAACAATACG GGAAAGTGTTTGTGTACTGGCTAGGCATAGAGCCATTCGTGTACGTGGCGGATCCTGAATTCTTGAGTGTTATGTCGAAAGGTGTATTGGGGAAGAGTTGGGGGAAGCCAAATGTTTTCAAGAAAGACAGAGAGCCAATGTTTGGTACCGGTTTGGTTATGGTCGAAGGAGATGACTGGACACGACATCGCCACATTATCACTCCTGCATTTTCCCATGTCAATCTGAAG GCTATGAAAACTATGATGGTGGAATCAACCACCAACATGTTGGACCGATGGGCCATACAGATAAACTCAGGCAACCCCGAATTCGACATGGAGAACGAGATCATAGGAACAGCCGGTGAGATAATTGCTAAGACAAGCTTCGGAGTCAAAGGAGAAAACGGAACTCAAGTCCTCAAAAACCTAAGGGCCATGCAATTTGCCCTTTTCAACTCGAATCGCTACGTAGGGGTACCCTTTAGCAACATTTTGGCCTTCAAGCAAACCCTTAAAGCGAGGGTGTTAGGTAAAGAGATCGATGATCTTCTTTTGTCGATCATAAACGAACGAAAGAGATCTTTGGTCGAAGGAGAGGACCACCACGATCTTCTCGGAATGTTGCTTAAGGCCGATAAAGGAAAGTTTACAGCGACGGAGCTTGTAGACGAATGCAAAACGTTCTTCTTCGCTGGCCACGAGACGACTGCTTTAGCGCTTACGTGGACGCTCATGCTTCTTGCGATCCATCCCGAATGGCAGGAAACGATCAGAGACGAGATCAGACAAGTCATCGGAGATTCTGAGATTGAGTATAACAAACTTGCCGGACTAAAGAAG ATGAGTTGGGTAATGAACGAGGTTCTCCGGCTATATCCACCGGCGCCAAACGCACAACGGCAAGCCCGAAAAAACATTGAAGTGAACGGCCGCCTAATTCCAAACGGTACAAACATTTGGATCGATGTGGTGGCGATGCACCACGACCCCAAGTTGTGGGGAGACGACGTCAACGAGTTTAAACCGGAGAGATTTGACGGTGATTTGCACGGTGGTTGTAAGAATAAGATGGGGTTTATGCCGTTTGGCTTTGGAGGGAGAATGTGTATTGGTCGGAACTTAACCACCATGGAGTACAAGATCGTCTTGTCGTTGGTTTTGTCCCGGTTTGAAATATCGGTTTCACCCGGTTATCACCATTCACCAAAGTATATGCTCTCTCTCAGACCGGGTTATGGTTTGCCTCTAATCGTACGACCACTTTAA